The nucleotide window ATGCGCAGTTTTTGTCCAAGTTGGACAGATGGGCAGAATGCGCTGCGTGCAGAGTGGCTGCACACTTGCCAGCTCGATGCGATCCGCACCGCCTATGACGGTTTCCATATCGATGACATACATGCCGACCTTCCCGAGATCACCGCGCCGGCCCGGCTGATCGTTGCCGGTGGCGCGACCGTGATCGGCGCGGCCGACATCGACGAAATCCGGCAACTGAAGCCCGGCATCGACGTGCGCATCGTCGAAAAGGCCGGCCACATGATCCCCTGGGACGACCTCGAGGGGTTCCTCTCCGCCACCCTCGACTTCCAGCCCATCCGCGCGACGAATTGAAAAGGACCCAGCCATGGACCATGCGAGTTTCACCGAAATCTGCCTGCATCAGTTGAAGATGTCTGGTGTTCGCGAAGGCGAAAAACTGATCGTGCTCACGCAGGGTAGTGATCGCCTGGACTATGCGGACGCCTTCATGGCGGCGGGCCAGCGCCTCGGCGCAAGCATGTATCACATGCGCCTGCCCGCACCCCTGCCGGTCGGCGGCTGGAATGTCGGCGTCACTGGCCTTGCCGCCATGCCCGATGCGGTCGAGGCGCTGAAGGCCTGCGATATGCTGATCGACTGCATCTTCCTGTTGTTTTCGCCGGAGCAGATGGCAATCCAGGCGGCCGGAACGCGCATCCTGACCGCCGTGGAGCCACCGGAACTGCTGGCTCGCATGTTGCCGACGAAGGAGATCCGCGACAAGGTCGAAATCGCCGGTGTCATGTTGGCCAAGGCCAAGGTCATGCGGATCACCTCGCCACATGGAACCGACATTAGCTACAAACTCAATACCTATCCGACGATCACCGAATATGCTTGTACCGACGAGCCCGGCCGTTGGGACCACTGGCCGTCAGGCTTCGTCTTCACCGGTGGTGACGACGACGGTGTGGACGGTCAGATCGTGGTGGCACCCGGCGACATTCTCCTGCCGCAGAACATCTACGTCCGCGATCCGATCTTCTACACGATCGAGAAGGGCTGGGTCACCGACATCCGCGGCGGGCTCGACGCGCAATTGGTCAAATCCTACATGGAAGATTTCAACGATCCGCGTGGCATGGGCATGAGCCACGTCGGCTGGGGCATGAACCCGCACGCGAAATGGCATAATCTCGTCCCCGGCGCTTTCCCCGGCGGCATGGGCATGGAACCGCGCAGCTTCTATGGCAACGTCATGTTCTCCACTGGCCCCAACAACGAGTTGGGCGGGCCCAACGACACGGCCTGCCACCTTGATATTCCCATGCGGGGATGCTCGCTGTTCCTCGATGACGAACCGGTCGTCATCGACGGCGACATTGTAGTAAAGGAAATCCAGATGGAGCGTACCTGACGGGCGCACTTTCAACGTGAGGGACGGCATATGTCGCAGCAGGAAACCTACAAGACCGCGGGGTTCGGGCAGCCCGTCCCCCGGGGTATGCGCCCGGGAATCGTCGTCGTCGACTTCACCTACGGGTTCACCGACACGATCTACCCCACAGCCGCGGATATGAGTCCGGAAATCGCGGCAACGCGGCGACTGACCGATCTTGCCAGGGCAAGGGGCATCCCGGTGATATACACCACCATAGCCTATCACCAAGGTGAGTTAACCATGCTGCCTTGGCTTCGCAAGGCGACGGGTATGGCCGCCCTGGTTGAAGGCAGCCGGCTGGTGGAGATCGACGCGGCCACAGGCATCCAGCCGGGCGACCCGATAATCACCAAGAAAGGCGCTTCCGCATTCCATGGGACGGCTTTGGCCGCGCTTCTCACCGGTGTCGGCGTTGATACGCTGGTGGTCGCCGGCGCGACGACCTCTGGCTGCGTGCGAGCAACCGTCGTCGATGCGGTCCAGTCGGGCTTCAACGTTCTGGTGCCAGGCGACTGCTGCGCCGACCGAGCCCAACGGCCGCATGAGGCCAATCTTTATGACATGCATCAGAAGTACGCCGACGTCACGGATGCTGACGATATAGAGCGTTGGTTGATTTCTCTCTCCGATCATGGGTGATTCCATCCGCGACTTATAACCGGCACCGCAGTTCACACCGCGTTCAAGGCGGCTAAGGCAGGCCAGCTGCGCCATTGACGGCTTGCACCCGATTTCACTACGATCGCGGCTTGACCGACATAGGGATATCCGGCCGCTACGATGAGCCGATCGCTGCGCGGCGCGTCGACGACTTGCGCTGGCGTTTAGAAGCAGTGAGTCTATGGTATGGCTAACACGCCGTTGCAGTCATGTGGGTTTATTCCTCAACAAAGACGGTAAGTGGATGGGCCGCTGTGCTTTCGCTGAGATTTCGAAACCGAACTGCCGAATTCCTGTAGGATTGCCTATGAATCAGACACTTGCGCCCCGCGCTGTGCCAATTCCCGTCAGGGCTTTGTTCAGCGACGATCCTGCCGAACTGCTTCGCTTCGCGATCGACGCCAATGCTAGCGGAGGGGCGGCGCTCGCCACCCTAGTCGAGATACGCGGCGGGGCGGCCCGCACGCTCGGCTCCCACATGGTCGTCGCCGCCAATGGCCGTTTCTGCGGCTATGTCTCCGGCGGATGTGTCGAAGCTGCAGTCGCGTCCGAAGCGCTGCTGGCAATGGCAGCAGGACGCGACCGCACGGTGACGTTCGGCGACGGCTCGCCATTCTTTGATATCGTCCTTCCCTGCGGCGGAGGAATCTCGGTCGCAATCCATGTTCTGAAAAATGCAGGAGCCTTGCGGCATGTTCTGGATCGTCTTGAACGCAGGCAGGCTGCCGCTCTTTCATATTCGCAGGAGCGGCAGACGCTCGAACCGGCAGACCCGCCGCACCGGGCGTGCTGGATCGAGCGAGATTTCGTGAGCGTCTACCGTCCACGCACGCGCCTCGTACTCGCCGGACAGGCGATCGAAGCGCAGGCCGTCGCAGGACTGGCGGCGGTTGCCGGCTACGACGTGGTCATCAGCAGACAGGGCGAGGAGGGCAGGGCGGCGGCCGGCAGGATCGATCCCTTCACTGCCGTCGTGCTCCTGCATCATGACCTCGATGCCGAAGCCGCCATTCTTAAGACCTCGCTTCAATCGCCCGCTTTCTACATCGGCGCGCTCGGAAGCACCCGGACCCATCGCCGACGTGTCGAGCGGTTGACGGCGCTCGCTTTCGGGCGAGATGAGATCGATCGGATCAAGGCGCCCATCGGGATGTTCGGACCGACGCGGGATGCAACCTCGCTCGCTTTGTCGGTTCTGGCAGATGTCGCTGCAGCAAGACTGGTGGCCTATGCTTAAGACGTCGCAACGGAGACTTTAATGCAGACCGAGGGTGATCCGCACCACCGCGCCCCGACAAAATTACCGAACACGGGGGCGTCGGTCGCGATCGTCATTCTCGCTGCCGGCAAGGCAAGCCGGATGGGCGGGGGCGGGAAGCACAAGTTGCTGGCTGAGTTCGACGGCCTGCCGCTCGTGCGACGGTCAGCATTGACCGCGCTCGGGTCGGACGCAGCCTCCGTTGTTGTCGTCACGGGCCATCGCCGGCGCGATATCGAGACCGCGCTCGGTGGGCTTGCGCTGACCCTTGTCGACAATCCCGATTACGCGGACGGCATGGCAAGCTCGCTCGCAGCAGGACTGTCATCAAAGCACGCCGACGGGGCCGACGGCATTCTCGTCATGCTGGCCGATATGCCCGGCATCTCCACCGCGCACCTCGACCGCTTGATTTCCGCCTTTGGCCACGCGGGTGGCAAGGCCGTCGTGCGAGCC belongs to Rhizobium acidisoli and includes:
- a CDS encoding isochorismatase family protein translates to MSQQETYKTAGFGQPVPRGMRPGIVVVDFTYGFTDTIYPTAADMSPEIAATRRLTDLARARGIPVIYTTIAYHQGELTMLPWLRKATGMAALVEGSRLVEIDAATGIQPGDPIITKKGASAFHGTALAALLTGVGVDTLVVAGATTSGCVRATVVDAVQSGFNVLVPGDCCADRAQRPHEANLYDMHQKYADVTDADDIERWLISLSDHG
- a CDS encoding XdhC family protein — its product is MNQTLAPRAVPIPVRALFSDDPAELLRFAIDANASGGAALATLVEIRGGAARTLGSHMVVAANGRFCGYVSGGCVEAAVASEALLAMAAGRDRTVTFGDGSPFFDIVLPCGGGISVAIHVLKNAGALRHVLDRLERRQAAALSYSQERQTLEPADPPHRACWIERDFVSVYRPRTRLVLAGQAIEAQAVAGLAAVAGYDVVISRQGEEGRAAAGRIDPFTAVVLLHHDLDAEAAILKTSLQSPAFYIGALGSTRTHRRRVERLTALAFGRDEIDRIKAPIGMFGPTRDATSLALSVLADVAAARLVAYA
- a CDS encoding nucleotidyltransferase family protein, with translation MQTEGDPHHRAPTKLPNTGASVAIVILAAGKASRMGGGGKHKLLAEFDGLPLVRRSALTALGSDAASVVVVTGHRRRDIETALGGLALTLVDNPDYADGMASSLAAGLSSKHADGADGILVMLADMPGISTAHLDRLISAFGHAGGKAVVRAVSRAKPGNPVILPRSLHDSVRRLEGDVGARGIIAACDLPVLDVDIGDAAHLDVDTPDDLLAAGGAVKS